The sequence CAACTCGCCCACCGTGTACAACGCCGCCGGCCACATCGCGCAGTTCTGGGACGGCCGCGCGGACACGCTGGAGGCGCAGGCGCAGGGGCCCATCCTCAACCCGGTGGAGATGGCCATGCCCGACGAGAAGCGCGTCGTGGCCACGCTCGGCTCCATTCCCGAGTACACCACCCGCTTCCGCGAGGCCTTCCCCGGTGAGCGGAAGCCCGTGTCGCTGGCCAACGCCGCGCGCGCCATCGCAGCCTTCGAGCGCAAGCTCACCACGCCATCCCGCTTCAGCCAGTACCTCGCGGGCAGGCACGACGCGCTCTCCGAGCAGGAGCAGCGCGGCCTCCAGCTCTTCGCGGCCACCGGCTGCACCACGTGCCACAACGGCCCCGCGGTGGGCGGCACGTCTTTCCAGAAGCTCGGACTGGTGGAGGACTACCCGGGGCTCACCGACGCGGGCCGCTTCGACGCGACGAAGAACGAGGACGACCGGGGCAAGTTCCGCGTGCCCACGCTGCTCAACGTGGAGAAGACGGGCCCGTACCTCCATGACGGCAGCGTGAAGGAATTGCCCACCATGGTGCGCCTCATGGCGAAGCACCAGCTCGCGCGCACCCTCACGGACGCCGAGGTGGATGACCTGGTCTCCTTCCTCAAGAGCCTCACCGGCGAGCTGCCCCCTTCGGAGCTCATCTCCGCGCCCGCGTTGCCGCCCAGCACGCCGAGGACGCCCAAGGCGGACCCGTCCTGAAACGCGCGTGAAACGTGCGTGGCGCCTCGCGCGTTGCTAAGCAGCGGAGCCCATGGACCGAATCTTCTTCAACGCCCACTCCGGACTCCGCTACCTCGTGCTGCTCGCCGGGGTGCTGGCCCTCGCGTACTTCGCCTTCGGGCTCGCCACGAAGCGGCCCTTCGACAAGGGCGGGCGCATCCTCGGCTCTGCCTTCGCGGGGCTGCTGCACCTCCAGGTGCTGCTCGGCATCCTCGTGCTGGTGACGCGCGTCTACTACCCCGCGCTCATCGGCCACTTCGTGATGATGGGGCTCGCGGCCACCAGCGCCCAGGTGGCGATGTCCCGCAACCGCCGCCGCCCCCAGCCCGGCTACGTGCTGCCCCTGATTGGCGTGGTGCTGGCGCTCGTGTTCATCGCCGGCGGCATCATGGCCATCGGCCGCGGCTTGCTCACCAGCACCGCGATGTGATGCGGCCGTACCGCGAGCGCGGCACCCCTCTCGTGGGAAAATGCTGCGCTCGCGCGGGCCTCGCGGCGCAAAAGCTGCGCTCGCTTCGCGGCTGATCCCCGCGGTCCGCCTCTGTGTTGGCAAGCGGGCATCCTGGCCCTCTCATTGCAGTCGTGACGCTGCGTGCCGGGCAATGAGCCCGGACTCCCTTGGAGGGGCACGCAGCGATGCGGACACAAGCCCTGGGTGGACGAAGGCTGTCCCCCGTCATTCAGCTCCTGGCCATGCTGGTGGCGCCCGCCGCGCTCGCGCAAGGCACCGCGCAGGGGGCGAAGCTCTTCACCCAGCGTTGCGGCTCCTGCCACTCGGTGGGCGAGGGCGACCGCGTGGGCCCGGACCTGCACGGCGTGCTGGAGCGCCGCGACGAGGCCTGGGTCACCCGCTTCCTGAAGAGTCCGGGCGCGCTCATCGACTCCGGTGACGCCGTCGCCACCGGTCTCTTGAAGCAGTTCAACGGTGTGCGCATGCCGGACCAGGCGCTCTCCGACGACGAGCGCGCCAGCCTCTTCGCCTTCTTCCGCGACTGCACCGCGAAGGGGAAGGGGAGCTGCAAGCCGTCCCCCGCCGCGAAGCCGGGCACGGACGCGACGCCGGAGGAAATCGCCCGGGGCCGCCGCCTCTTCGAGGGCACCGAGCCGCTGACGAATGGCGGCGCCGCGTGCCTCGGTTGTCACGACGTGCGCGGCGTGGGCGTGGCCGGCGGCGGCACGCTGGGCCCCAACCTCACCTTCACCTTCGCGCGCCTCGGAGACCGGGGCGTGACGCCGCTGCTGGCGAAGCTGGACACGCCGCTGATGCGCGGGCTGTACGCGAAGACGCCCCTCACGGCGGAGGAGCAGTACGCCGTGAAGGCGTACCTCGCGGACGTCTCGCGCGACGGCAGCCGGCCGCGCCAGGACAGGGACTTCTTCTACCTCGGCATCGTCGGGCTCATCGCCGCGCTGGGGTTCATCGGACTCGTCTGGGGGCCGCGCGGGACGGACCCGCGCGCCCACTGACGGCGCTGCTCGTGCGAGGCCACCCGTGAGCGACTCCCTCCTCTTCTCGTTCCTTCCCTACGCGGCCGTCGTCACCGCCGTGGCGGGCACCGTGCACCGCCTGACGGTGCGCGAGCCCACCCGCGCTCCTCGCGAGCCATGGACGCCCGCGGGCCGCGCGGTGCTGGCCGGCGGCGTCACCGTGGCGCTCAACCACCTGCTGGGGCTGGCCGCGCCGAAAGCCATGCAGGCCTTCAGCGCCTCTCCGGCGCGCCTCTTCACGCTGGAGGCGGTGAGCCTCATCGGCGGCCTGCTGCTGGGCTGGGGCCTCCTGAGCCTCACCCTGCGCCGCGCGCGTGAGGGACAGTGGTTGCAGGCGGGCTTCCTCGGGCTGCTGGTGGCGCAGGTGCTCACCGGCCTGCACATCGCCGTGGCGCTGCGCTGGGCCTCGGTGTGGTACCTCCACCTCGCGGTGCCGTACCTGCGCTCGGTGCTGGCCTTCCAGCCGGACGCGACGCTGCTGGCGCAGGCGCCGCTCGTCTTCCAGGTCCACATCCTCTGCGGCTTCGTGCTGCTGGCGCTGGCTCCCTTCGCCCGTGCGCGCAAGGTGGCCCGGGTAGCGCTGGTGCCGCCGGCCTCCGAGCCGAACCTCCTCGCCACGCCTCGGGAGGAGACCGCTCGCTGAAGCGCGCGGCCCACCGCCATGAACGACTCGATTCGCCTCCCACGCCTCACCCGCGCCGCCGGACATGCGAGCGCGCTGCTGGTCCTGGCCCTGACCGGCTGTAGCGGCCCGGTGAACAACCAGCAGGGCTACATGCCCGAGCAGCCCGTGGCCTTCTCCCACGCCGTGCACACCGGCCAGTACGAGCTGGACTGCCAGTACTGCCACGTGGGCGCGGAGAAGAGCCGCCATGCCGGCGTGCCCGCCTCCAGCGTGTGCATGAACTGCCACACGCAGGTGAAGACGGACTCGCCCGAAATCCAGAAGGTGGCGGCCGCGGTGGCGGCGAACCAGCCCATCGAATGGGTGCGCATCCACCGCCTGCCGGACCACGCGTACTTCAACCACGCCAGCCACGTCACCGCGGGCCTCGAGTGCCAGACGTGCCACGGCAAGGTGCAGGAGATGGTGCGCGTGGAGCAGGCCGAGCCGATGACGATGGGCTGGTGCCTGGACTGTCACCGCAAGACGGCGGCGGAGCAGGTGTCCGCGCCACCGCCGTCCGCACCGCGCACAGGCGAGCTGCTCGCCATGTCCATCCAGGCCCCGGCGCCCGAGCCGCTGAAGGCCCCACGCATCCTGCAGCCCCCGACGGACTGCTCGAGCTGTCACCGCTGAGGACCGCCTCCATGTCCGAGTCCCTTCCGAAATACTGGCAGAGCCTGGCCCATCGCGCGGGCGAGCTGCCCGAGCACACGCGGAACGAGTTCGCCGACGAATTGCCGGTGGGCGTGGCCGCCGTGCCTCCCGACGCGAGCACCCGCCGCGACTTCTTCAAGGTGATGGGCCTGAGCGCCGCCGCCGCGATGGTGGCCTGCCAGCGCGCCCCGGTGCAGAAGGTCATCCCCTACGTCGCGCGGCCGGACGAAGTCACGCCGGGCCTGGCGCTCTGGTACGCGTCCACGTGCAACGGCTGCAGCGCGCAGTGCGGCCTGCTGCTGAAGACGCGCGACGGTCGTCCCATCAAGGTGGAGGGCAACGACGAGCACCCCGTGTCGAAGGGCGGCGTGTGCGCGGTGGGGCAGGCGTCCGTGCTGTCCCTCTATGACGCGAGCCGCGCGCGCTTCCCCGCGCTGTCGTGCCAGCGCACCGCGTGGGCGGCGCTGGACAAGAAGGTGGCGGAGGGGCTGAAGCAGGCCGCTGATGCGAGCATGCCCATCCGCGTGGTGCTGCCCTGGGTGATGGGCCCCACGGCCGAGGCCGCGGTGAAGCGCTTCCTCACCGCGTACCCCACGGCGCGCACGGTGCGCTACGAGCCGCTGGGCGAGCTGGCCGCCATCGGCGAGGCGCATCGAATCACCCACGGCGTGCGCGTGGTGCCGGACTACCGCTTCGACCACGCCAAGGTCATCGTCAGCTTCGGCGCGGACTTCCTCGGCACCTGGGTGTCGCCGGTGGCCTTCACGCGCCAGTACACCGAGGCGCGAGACGCGGCCGGCAAGCGGGAGATGGCGCGGCACTTCCAGGTGGAGCCCGCGCTGACGCTCACCGGCGCCGCGGCGGACCGCCGCTTCCTCGTGGCCCCGTCCGACGTGACGCCCGCGCTGGCGGACCTCGTGCGGAGGCTGGCGCAGAAGGCAGGCCACGCGGTGCCGGCGCCTGCCGCTCCGGAGTCCCAGGCCACGGCGGTGCCCGCACTGGGAGCCATGGCCAGCCGTGTGTCGGCGGCGGTGGCCTCCGTGCCCGCGCCCTCGTTGGAGGAGAAGGCGCTGGAGGAGCTGGCTGACGCACTGTGGGCGCAGCGAGGTAATGCGCTCGTGGTGGCGGGTGGTGACGACGTGGCCGCGCAGGTGCTGGCCAACACGGCCAACGCGCTGCTCGGCAACGAAGGCACGACGGTGTCCGTGGCGGACGGCGTGGCGCTGGACGCGGACGCCCTGTCCTACGGCGAGCTGCTGGCGGAGTTGAAGGCGGGCGGAGTGGGCGCGGTGTTCTTCCTCGGCGTCAACCCCGCCTACGCAGACCCGCGCAGCGAGGAGCTGGCGACGCTGCTCAAGTCCGTGCTCCTCACCGTGGCCAGCAATGACAGGCTGGACGAGACGGCCTCGCTGGTGCGCTACCACGCGCCGGATGCCACCGCGCTCGAGTCGTGGGGTGACGCGGAGCCCCGGCGCGGCGTGCTGTCCCTGCGCCAGCCGGCAGTGGCTCCGCTGCACGAGACGCGGCCCCTGGTGGAGTCGCTGCTCCTGTGGGCGGGCGCGCCCCAGCCGCACTACGACTTCCTGCGTGCGCGCTGGGAGGCGGAGGTGTTCCCCCGCGCTGCTTCCGGGCAGACCTTCACGGCCTTCTGGGACGACGCCGTGCGCCGGGGCGTGGTGACGCTGCCCGCGACGCAGGTGCCCGCGCCGGCCTTCCGCGAGGAGGGACTCGCGAAGGCCCTGGCCGGAGTGGCCCGCGCGTCCGTGGACTGGGAGCTCGTGCTGTACCCCAGCGTGGGGGTGCGCGACGGCGCGCCCGCGAACAACGCCTGGCTGCAGGAAGTGCCGGACCCCATCACCAAGGCGACGTGGGGCAATCAGGCCTGCATCGCTCCGGCGCGTGCGAAGGCGCTGGGCCTGTCCGACGGCGATGTGGTGCGGGTGCGCTCGGGCGGGAAGACAATGGAGTTGCCCGTGCTGGTGCAGGCTGGCACCCATCCGTCCGTCATCGCCGTGTCGTTGGGCTACGGCCGCACCAAGGCGGGCCGCATCGCGGATGGCATCGGCGCCAATGGCTACCCGCTGGCCTCCGTCGTCGGCGGCCACGCGAGGCGCGCGGTGCCGGGTGTCGTGGTGGAGGCCACCGGCGAGAAGCAGAAGCTCGCGCTCACGCAGACGTACAACCGGCTCGACGGCCGTCCCCACGTGCGCGAGGCGGAGCTGGCCGAGTACCTGACCAACCCGCGCGCGGGCAACGAGGAGCACGAGGAGCACGGCGGCAATGGCAAGCACCCGCTCTCCATCTGGTCCGGCCACGAGTACAAGGGCCACCGGTGGGCGCTCGCCGTCGACCTGAGCGCGTGCACGGGCTGCTCTGCATGCGTGGTGTCCTGCCAGGCGGAGAACAACATCCCCAGCGTGGGGCGCGACGAGGTGCTGCGCTCGCGCGAGATGCACTGGATGCGCATCGACCGCTACTACGAGGGCGACGAGGCGAATCCGCAAGTCGTGCACCAGCCGATGATGTGCCAGCACTGCGAGAATGCGCCGTGCGAGACGGTGTGTCCGGTGCTCGCCACGGTGCACTCCAGCGAGGGGCTCAACCAGCAGGTCTACAACCGCTGCGTGGGCACGCGGTACTGCGCCAACAACTGCCCCACCAAGGTCCGCCGCTTCAACTGGTTCGACTACAAGCACGACGAGCCGCTGGAGCGCATGGTGCTCAACCCGGACGTCGTCGTGCGCAGCCGCGGCGTCATGGAGAAGTGCTCCATGTGCGTCCAGCGCGTCACCGAGGCCAAGGCGCTGGCCAACCGCGAGGGCAGGGCCCTGCGCGACGGCGACGTGCAGACGGCCTGCCAGCAGAGCTGCCCCGCGAAGGCCATCCACTTCGGCGACATCAATGACCCCGGCAGCGCCGTGGCGAAGCTCGCGAAGGACGGCCGCGCCTTCCAGCTGCTGGAGGAGCTGAACATCGGGTCGTCCATCACCTACCTCACGAAGATCCGCAACACCGGGTCGGGAAGCGAAACATGAGCAACCAGCACCTGTCCCCGCTGCGCGTGCCGCTGGTCAGCGAGGCGCGCAGCCTGGGTCAGCTCACCGAGGAAATCTGCGCGCCCATGGAGCGCCCTCCCACGTGGCGCTGGTGGGCGGCCTTCGCGGTGGCGGTGTCGATTCTGGGCACCGGCGCCGGCATCGTCGCCTACCAGGTGGGCACGGGCATCGGCGTGTGGGGCCTGAACAAGACGGTGGGCTGGGCCTTCGACATCACCAACTTCGTCTTCTGGGTGGGCATCGGCCACGCGGGCACGCTCATCTCCGCCATCCTCTTCCTCTTCCGGCAGAAGTGGCGCACCAGCATCAACCGCGCGGCGGAGGCGATGACGCTCTTCGCCGTCATGTGCGCGGCGCTCTTCCCCGTCATCCACATGGGCCGTCCGTGGCTGGCCTTCTGGGTGCTGCCGTATCCGAACTCGCGCGGCAGCCTGTGGGTGAACTTCCGCTCGCCGCTGCTGTGGGACGTGTTCGCCATCTCCACGTACTTCACCGTCTCGGCGGTGTTCTGGTACGTGGGCCTCATCCCCGACCTCGCCACCGTGCGAGACAGGGCGAAGGCCGGCCTCCGCAAGGCCCTCTTCAAGGTGCTGTCGCTGGGGTGGACGGGCTCGCACCGCACGTGGAGCCGCTACGAGACGCTGTACCTGCTGCTCGCGGGGCTCGCGACGCCGCTGGTGCTCAGCGTGCACACCATCGTGTCGATGGACTTCGCCACGTCCGTCATCCCCGGGTGGCACACCACCATCTTCCCGCCGTACTTCGTGGCGGGCGCGGTGTTCAGCGGCTTCGCCATGGTGCTGACGCTGATGATCATCACCCGCGTGGTGCTGGGCTACGAGCACCTGATTACGATTCGGCACCTGGAGAACATGACGAAGGTCATCATCGTCACCGGCGGACTGGTGTCGCTGGCGTACGGGACGGAGGTCTTCGTCGCCTGGTACTCGGGCAACCCCTACGAGCGCTTCGCCTTCCTGAACCGCGCCTTCGGCCCGTACGCGTGGGCCTACTGGACGATGGTGACGTGCAACGTGGTGTCGCCGCACCTGTTCTGGTTCAAGAAGATACGCACCTCGCCCGCGGCCATCTTCGTGCTGTCGCTGGTCATCAACGTGGGCATGTGGTTCGAGCGCTTCGTCATCATCGTGACCAGCCTGCATCGTGACTTCCTGCCGTCGAGCTGGTCCATGTACACGCCGACGGCGGTGGAGGCGGGCACCTTCATCGGCACCTTCGGCTTGTTCTTCACCCTGTTCCTCCTCTTCGTGCGCGTGCTGCCCATCATCTCCATCGGCGAGGTGAAGAGCGTGCTGGGCTTCGCGAGGGACGCGCACGCCGACGCGGCCGCCACGACGGGCCCCCGCAAGCCGGCGCACGCCCCCGCGGAGAGCCTTCCCGCCGCCGCACCGGCGCTGGCCCTCGCCACCCGAAAGGATGTCCCCGTATGAGCGCCCCGGTCCTCGTCGGCTACTTCGACAGCGAGGAGAAGGTCCTCGACGCCACGCGCGCCGTGCGCGAGGCGGGCTTCACCCTGCATGACGTCTACACGCCCTACGCGGTGCACGGCCTGGACGAGGCCATGGGCCTGAAGTCCAGCCGCCTCACCTGGGTGTGCTTCGGCGCGGGGCTCACGGGCGGCTCGCTGGCGCTGGCGCTGGAGCTGTACACCAGCGTGGTGAGCTGGCCGCTCAACGTGGGTGGCAAGCCGTTCAACTCGTTCCCCGCGTTCGTCCCGGTGGCGTTCGAGCTGACGGTGCTCTTCGCCGCCCTCATCACCGTGGCCTCCTTCCTGGGGCGCGTGAAGCTCTTCCCGGGCAGCCGCCGCGTGGCGCTGCCTCGGGTGACGGATGACCGGTTCGCCATCGCGGTGCAGCCGCGCGAGGCCGCCGGGGACGGGGCCGCCGCGGAGGAGATGCTGCGCCGGCACGGAGCGGTGGAGACGGCCCGGATGGAGGTGGCGTCGTGAGGAAGGCAATCCCAACCGTGGTGGCCCTGGCCGTGGCCGCCGCTGGCTGCGAGCAGGACGAGACGCGGCCCAACTACGAGTACGCGCCGGACATGGTGTCCTCGGTGCCGTACGACAGCTTCGCGCCCAACCCCAACACGCCGGACGGCAAGACGCTGCTGGGCCCCGCGAAGGGCACGGTGCCGCGCGGCTTCCAGCCGCTGCACCTGGCCGCGGGCCCGGAGGCAGCAGTGCAAGCGGGACAGGAGCTGAAGAATCCCTATCCCGCCTCGCCCGAGGTGCTGGCGCGAGGGCAGACGGCCTTCCTGCGCTACTGCAGCCCGTGCCATGGCTCGGGAGGCCTGGGCGACGGGCTGGTGACGGCGCGCTTCCCCATGCCGCCTTCGCTGCTGGCCGAGCACGCGAAGGGCCTGCCCGACGGGCGCATCTTCCACATCATCACGACTGGCCAGGGGCTGATGCCGGCCCATGGCTCGCAGGTGGCGCCGGAGGACCGGTGGAAGATTGTCCACTACCTGCGCACCCTGCAGAACCCCGCGCGGACGGCGCGGAAGGACATGCCATGAGCGCTCCCGTGCATGAGGTGCCTCCGGCGTCGAGCGGAGGTTTCGAGGTGGGCCCGGGCGTGCGCCGTGCGACCCTGGCGGTGGCGGCCCTGGGGCTGGGGACGCTGGCAGTGGGCGTGGCGCTCCAGCCGGAGCGTGCACTGTCGAGCCTGCTCACCAGCGGCTTCTACTTCCTGTGCCTGGGGCTGGGCGGCGCCATGTTCCTGGCGCTGATGTACGTGGCGAACGCGGGCTGGTTCACCGTGTTCAAGCGCATCCCCGAGGCCTTCGCGTCCTACGTGCCGTGGGGCGCGGTGACGATGCTGGCGCTGGTGCCCTTCGCACCGAAGCTCTACCTGTGGGCGCGGCCGGGCGTCATGGAGACGGACCCCCTGCTGCACAAGAAGGCGGCCTTCCTCAACGTGCCCTTCTTCGGCATCCGCATGGTGGTGATGCTCGCGCTGTGGACGGGCTTCACGTGGATGCTGCGGCGCAACTCGCTGAGGCAGGACACGGAGCAGACGGTGGCGCTGACGAGGCGCAACGTGACGGTGTCGGCGCTGTTCCTCGTGTTCTTCGGGCTGACGTTCTGCATGTCGGCGTTCGACTGGCTGATGAGCCTGGAGCCGCACTGGTTCAGCACCATCTACGCGCTCTACAACGTCGCGGGCCTGCTCAGCTCCAGCGTGTGCGCGATTACGGTGGCCGCGATTCTGCTGCACCGGGCGGGCGCGCTGCCCCAGCTCAACACCAGCCATCTGCATGACCTGGGCAAGCTGATGTTCGGCTTCGCCACGCTGTGGGCGTACCTCTGGTTCTCGCAGTTCCTGCTCATCTGGTACGCGAACATCCCGGAGGAGACGGTCTACTTCATCGCGCGGATGCACGGTGGGTGGGAGGTGCCCTTCTATCTGAACGTGGTGCTGAACTGGGCGCTGCCCTTCGTGCTGCTGCTGCCCCGGCCGGCGAAGCGCAATCCGTCGCACCTGCTGCGTGTCGCCGCGGTGCTGCTGGCGGGGCGGTGGCTGGACTTGCATTTGATGGTGGCTCCGGCGAACCAGCCGGAGGGCGCGGGGCTTGGAGTGTTCGAAGTGGCGGGCTTCCTGGGCGTGGGCGCGCTCTTCGTCCTGGCGGTGACGCGCGCGGTGCGCTCGGCGCCGATGGTTCCGGCGGGCGACCCATACCTCGTGGAGAGCCTGCACCATCACAGCTGACGGGTGACCGTGGGCCGTGGACCGACGGACAACTCCTGCCCAGTTGTCTGGACCACACGCGGCCTGCGGGAGCGGCGCCGCCCGACCTCCTCGGCGGGCGGCGCCGCGCTTTTTTCCGCGCCGACGCAGCGTTGGCTCAGGTGGCCGGAGTGGCCTTCTTCGAACGGCGCCGCAGCGCGAGCGGCAGCAGCAGGGCCACGAGCGCGGCGGCAAGGCCTGGCACCGCGTTGCAGCCGCCTTCGTCGGAGTCCACGTCTCCGCCGGGAGTAGGGCGCGGGTCCACTCCTCCCGTAGTGCCGCCGTCACCCTTCGTACCCGCGTCGGCCGTGGTGCCCGCATCCGTCGGGGTGCCCGCGTCAGCAGGGCCGCCCGTGCCGGCGTCGCTGCAATCTCCCAGGGAGTGCTCCAGCGCGCCCAGCGTGTATGACCCACTCGTGGGCCGGGGCCGCGAGCAGTAGTCCAGCGTCACCGGAGCCCGCGCTTCCGCCTTGCCGATGAGCTGCGACACGTCACCCTTGAGGCGCAGGTCTCCGTTCTGCGGCGCCTGGTACCAGGTGGTCCACGTGCCCGTCGCCACGTTCAAGAGGTTGGTGCCCGCGGTGAAGGTCCCGGTGTCGCGGCCGCGAACCACGGAGGACATCACGTTGCCATGGGCGCTGCCGGTGCTGGAGGCGAAGCGGAAGTCCACGCCCGAGGTGGAGATGAACGTGTTGAACAGCACTTGCGTGTTCTTGGCCTTGTTGAGGTAGACGGCCACGTCCGAGCAGTTGATGACGATGTTGTTCATCATCACCCCGTCCGAGTGCTCCGGGTCGCACGCCACGTTCGCGTCGAAGGC comes from Pyxidicoccus parkwaysis and encodes:
- a CDS encoding cytochrome-c peroxidase; translated protein: MLRNRLLPLLTLSTLGAAALPACERTPEPVVTSVPAPAAPAPVAAKPSAPKPLTPEQLAHFFQPLPKPKDAKPEPKDTEAQVALGRMLYFEPRLSKNHDVSCNTCHGLTTFGVDNKPLSDGHKGQKGSRNSPTVYNAAGHIAQFWDGRADTLEAQAQGPILNPVEMAMPDEKRVVATLGSIPEYTTRFREAFPGERKPVSLANAARAIAAFERKLTTPSRFSQYLAGRHDALSEQEQRGLQLFAATGCTTCHNGPAVGGTSFQKLGLVEDYPGLTDAGRFDATKNEDDRGKFRVPTLLNVEKTGPYLHDGSVKELPTMVRLMAKHQLARTLTDAEVDDLVSFLKSLTGELPPSELISAPALPPSTPRTPKADPS
- a CDS encoding c-type cytochrome, giving the protein MRTQALGGRRLSPVIQLLAMLVAPAALAQGTAQGAKLFTQRCGSCHSVGEGDRVGPDLHGVLERRDEAWVTRFLKSPGALIDSGDAVATGLLKQFNGVRMPDQALSDDERASLFAFFRDCTAKGKGSCKPSPAAKPGTDATPEEIARGRRLFEGTEPLTNGGAACLGCHDVRGVGVAGGGTLGPNLTFTFARLGDRGVTPLLAKLDTPLMRGLYAKTPLTAEEQYAVKAYLADVSRDGSRPRQDRDFFYLGIVGLIAALGFIGLVWGPRGTDPRAH
- a CDS encoding respiratory nitrate reductase subunit gamma, which produces MSDSLLFSFLPYAAVVTAVAGTVHRLTVREPTRAPREPWTPAGRAVLAGGVTVALNHLLGLAAPKAMQAFSASPARLFTLEAVSLIGGLLLGWGLLSLTLRRAREGQWLQAGFLGLLVAQVLTGLHIAVALRWASVWYLHLAVPYLRSVLAFQPDATLLAQAPLVFQVHILCGFVLLALAPFARARKVARVALVPPASEPNLLATPREETAR
- a CDS encoding cytochrome c3 family protein gives rise to the protein MNDSIRLPRLTRAAGHASALLVLALTGCSGPVNNQQGYMPEQPVAFSHAVHTGQYELDCQYCHVGAEKSRHAGVPASSVCMNCHTQVKTDSPEIQKVAAAVAANQPIEWVRIHRLPDHAYFNHASHVTAGLECQTCHGKVQEMVRVEQAEPMTMGWCLDCHRKTAAEQVSAPPPSAPRTGELLAMSIQAPAPEPLKAPRILQPPTDCSSCHR
- a CDS encoding TAT-variant-translocated molybdopterin oxidoreductase, with protein sequence MSESLPKYWQSLAHRAGELPEHTRNEFADELPVGVAAVPPDASTRRDFFKVMGLSAAAAMVACQRAPVQKVIPYVARPDEVTPGLALWYASTCNGCSAQCGLLLKTRDGRPIKVEGNDEHPVSKGGVCAVGQASVLSLYDASRARFPALSCQRTAWAALDKKVAEGLKQAADASMPIRVVLPWVMGPTAEAAVKRFLTAYPTARTVRYEPLGELAAIGEAHRITHGVRVVPDYRFDHAKVIVSFGADFLGTWVSPVAFTRQYTEARDAAGKREMARHFQVEPALTLTGAAADRRFLVAPSDVTPALADLVRRLAQKAGHAVPAPAAPESQATAVPALGAMASRVSAAVASVPAPSLEEKALEELADALWAQRGNALVVAGGDDVAAQVLANTANALLGNEGTTVSVADGVALDADALSYGELLAELKAGGVGAVFFLGVNPAYADPRSEELATLLKSVLLTVASNDRLDETASLVRYHAPDATALESWGDAEPRRGVLSLRQPAVAPLHETRPLVESLLLWAGAPQPHYDFLRARWEAEVFPRAASGQTFTAFWDDAVRRGVVTLPATQVPAPAFREEGLAKALAGVARASVDWELVLYPSVGVRDGAPANNAWLQEVPDPITKATWGNQACIAPARAKALGLSDGDVVRVRSGGKTMELPVLVQAGTHPSVIAVSLGYGRTKAGRIADGIGANGYPLASVVGGHARRAVPGVVVEATGEKQKLALTQTYNRLDGRPHVREAELAEYLTNPRAGNEEHEEHGGNGKHPLSIWSGHEYKGHRWALAVDLSACTGCSACVVSCQAENNIPSVGRDEVLRSREMHWMRIDRYYEGDEANPQVVHQPMMCQHCENAPCETVCPVLATVHSSEGLNQQVYNRCVGTRYCANNCPTKVRRFNWFDYKHDEPLERMVLNPDVVVRSRGVMEKCSMCVQRVTEAKALANREGRALRDGDVQTACQQSCPAKAIHFGDINDPGSAVAKLAKDGRAFQLLEELNIGSSITYLTKIRNTGSGSET
- the nrfD gene encoding NrfD/PsrC family molybdoenzyme membrane anchor subunit; its protein translation is MSNQHLSPLRVPLVSEARSLGQLTEEICAPMERPPTWRWWAAFAVAVSILGTGAGIVAYQVGTGIGVWGLNKTVGWAFDITNFVFWVGIGHAGTLISAILFLFRQKWRTSINRAAEAMTLFAVMCAALFPVIHMGRPWLAFWVLPYPNSRGSLWVNFRSPLLWDVFAISTYFTVSAVFWYVGLIPDLATVRDRAKAGLRKALFKVLSLGWTGSHRTWSRYETLYLLLAGLATPLVLSVHTIVSMDFATSVIPGWHTTIFPPYFVAGAVFSGFAMVLTLMIITRVVLGYEHLITIRHLENMTKVIIVTGGLVSLAYGTEVFVAWYSGNPYERFAFLNRAFGPYAWAYWTMVTCNVVSPHLFWFKKIRTSPAAIFVLSLVINVGMWFERFVIIVTSLHRDFLPSSWSMYTPTAVEAGTFIGTFGLFFTLFLLFVRVLPIISIGEVKSVLGFARDAHADAAATTGPRKPAHAPAESLPAAAPALALATRKDVPV
- a CDS encoding DUF3341 domain-containing protein gives rise to the protein MSAPVLVGYFDSEEKVLDATRAVREAGFTLHDVYTPYAVHGLDEAMGLKSSRLTWVCFGAGLTGGSLALALELYTSVVSWPLNVGGKPFNSFPAFVPVAFELTVLFAALITVASFLGRVKLFPGSRRVALPRVTDDRFAIAVQPREAAGDGAAAEEMLRRHGAVETARMEVAS
- a CDS encoding c-type cytochrome, with protein sequence MRKAIPTVVALAVAAAGCEQDETRPNYEYAPDMVSSVPYDSFAPNPNTPDGKTLLGPAKGTVPRGFQPLHLAAGPEAAVQAGQELKNPYPASPEVLARGQTAFLRYCSPCHGSGGLGDGLVTARFPMPPSLLAEHAKGLPDGRIFHIITTGQGLMPAHGSQVAPEDRWKIVHYLRTLQNPARTARKDMP